Proteins co-encoded in one Xiphophorus couchianus chromosome 3, X_couchianus-1.0, whole genome shotgun sequence genomic window:
- the LOC114142196 gene encoding immunoglobulin superfamily DCC subclass member 3 — MTVAALDGQASPGSGSVGARLQTEQQRGGSAAEPGQSQRRTGFCNREEKNQEAEDDDEDVDDAAGTLLFRTRTRTRTRSVRTRTWMRNDQEVLVGRTAAAGLQGDHVWSVLPAGRPYCHRVLQLRPRPFPTCPPGVLGASELAFLMEPKDVIAVRDRPLMLHCQVEGEGPVSITWRHNGVPIATGDRAAVLANGTLLIRNFSKRRESNESDAGEYDCAAQNRYGLLISRKARAQLASLPKFLSHPQSLAVDEGGVARLSCQVNGIPEANITWQKDRLPLSTADPRYTLLPNGVLQVTAVQRSDGGLFRCVASNMANTRYSHEAQLSVTVAGSRTYKEPVILSGPQNLTINIHQTAILECIATGNPRPIVSWSRLDGRSIGVEGVQVLGTGNLMISDASLQHSGVYVCSANRPGSRSRRTALGRLVVQAPPEFVQWPQSVSRPAGGSAVFSCTATGVPQPHLIWLKNGKLLAPGANVKLTNANTTLAITRISAEDEAIYQCIAESGAGTNQASARLAVAPGPALPEAPAGLRAAALSAAGLRLTWDRPDPQDARRVIGYVLHIRRLGEPDGAELQEAVDQNTFSHDVQNLEAATSYHVYLKAYSAEGGSPPSAAVTATTLGGVPSTPSFFTKVLNQTAMQVYWELPSKPGKVEGFRLLYHGVSNPDVQGQDMFPGHINTHTVSNLEPAAVYEIQLVAFNGNGDSPSARRLVSLAEGGASAAAGQSCNCDQSDPSMSTLLVGVHSGLACVLCCLLFILLAYRRSFICRKERSWETPATLTGVRGAKGQRAESVELSQRCDSAPPPVTVMVELRRSAESGPG, encoded by the exons ATGACGGTAGCAGCTTTGGACGG CCAGGCGTCTCCGGGTTCTGGTTCAGTTGGAGCCCGACTTCAGACGGAGCAGCAGCGAGGAGGCTCTgcagcagaaccgggtcagagcCAGAGGAGAACCGGGTTCTGTAACAGGGAAGAGAAGAATCAGGAGGCTGAAGACGATGATGAAGATGTTGATGATGCTGCTGGGACTCTGCTGTTCAG aaccagaaccagaaccagaaccagaagcgTTCGGACCAGAACCTGGATGAGGAACGACCAGGAGGTTCTGGTGGGTCGGACAGCGGCAGCGGGCCTGCAGGGGGATCATGTCTGGTCTG TTTTGCCTGCAGGCAGACCTTATTGTCACCGTGTGCTCCAGCTGAGGCCCCGCCCCTTTCCTACCTGCCCTCCAGGTGTGCTGGGAGCCTCGGAGCTCGCCTTCCTGATGGAGCCCAAGGACGTGATCGCTGTCAGGGACCGCCCCCTGATGCTGCACTGCCAGGTAGAGGGGGAGGGGCCCGTCAGCATCACCTGGAGGCATAACGGCGTTCCCATAGCAACCGGCGACAGGGCGGCGGTGCTGGCCAACGGCACGCTGCTCATCAGGAACTTCTCCAAGAGGCGAGAGAGCAACGAGTCGGATGCCGGCGAGTACGACTGCGCAGCACAGAACCGCTACGGGTTGCTGATCAGCCGCAAGGCGCGGGCGCAGTTGGCCT CGCTCCCAAAGTTCCTGTCCCACCCACAGTCCCTGGCTGTGGACGAAGGGGGTGTGGCCAGACTCAGCTGCCAGGTGAACGGGATTCCTGAGGCAAACATCACCTGGCAGAAGGACCGCCTCCCTCTGAGCACCGCCGACCCCAG GTACACTCTGCTCCCCAACGGCGTCCTGCAGGTGACTGCCGTCCAGCGCTCCGACGGCGGCCTGTTCCGCTGCGTCGCCTCCAACATGGCCAACACGCGCTACAGCCACGAGGCCCAGCTGTCCGTCACCG TTGCAGGGTCCAGAACCTACAAGGAGCCCGTCATCCTCTCTGGACCTCAGAACCTCACCATCAACATCCACCAAACCGCCATCTTGGAATGCATCGCAACAGGAAACCCACGCCCGATTGTGTCCTGGAGTCGCCTTG ACGGTCGGTCCATCGGCGTGGAGGGCGTCCAGGTCCTGGGGACGGGGAACCTGATGATCTCGGACGCGTCTCTGCAGCACTCCGGGGTTTACGTCTGCTCCGCCAACCGGCCCGGCAGCCGGTCCAGAAGAACTGCGCTGGGACGCCTGGTGGTGCAAG ctcctccagagttcgTTCAGTGGCCGCAGTCCGTCTCccggccagcagggggcagcgcCGTCTTCAGCTGCACCGCCACCGGCGTCCCCCAGCCGCACCTCATCTGGCTGAAGAATGGCAAGCTGCTGGCGCCCGGCGCTAACGTCAAACTCACCAACGCCAACAC GACGCTGGCCATCACACGCATCTCCGCAGAGGACGAGGCGATCTACCAGTGCATCGCGGAGAGCGGCGCCGGTACCAACCAGGCCAGCGCACGGCTGGCGGTGGCGCCAGGGCCGGCGTTGCCTGAGGCGCCCGCCGGGCTGCGCGCCGCTGCCCTGAGCGCCGCAGGTTTACGGCTCACCTGGGACCGGCCCGACCCACAGGACGCCCGGCGGGTCATCGGATACGTGCTGCACATCCGGAGACTGGGAG AACCCGACGGCGCCGAGCTGCAGGAGGCCGTGGACCAGAACACCTTCAGCCACGACGTCCAGAACCTGGAGGCCGCCACCAGCTATCACGTCTACCTGAAGGCGTACTCTGCTGAGGGCGGCAGCCCGCCGTCCGCCGCCGTCACCGCCACCACGCTGGGCGGAG TTCCCAGTACTCCCAGTTTCTTCACCAAGGTGCTGAACCAGACAGCTATGCAGGTGTACTGGGAGCTGCCCAGTAAACCAGGGAAGGTGGAGGGCTTCAGGCTGCTGTACCATGGGGTCTCCAACCCCGACGTCCAGGGGCAGGATATGTTCCCAGGACACATCAACACTCACACCGTCTCCAACCTGG aacCAGCAGCGGTTTATGAGATCCAGCTGGTGGCGTTCAACGGGAACGGAGACAGTCCGTCCGCTCGTCGCCTGGTGTCTCTGGCAGAGGGCGGAGCCTCAGCAGCAG CTGGTCAGAGCTGTAATTGCGACCAGTCCGACCCATCCATGTCGACGCTGCTGGTCGGCGTCCACAGCGGCCTGGCCTGCGTCCTCTGCTGCCTGCTCTTCATCCTGCTGGCGTACAGACGCAG ttttatctgcagaaagGAGAGGAGCTGGGAGACTCCAGCCACCCTGACTGGAGTGAGAGGGGCTAAAGGTCAAAGGGCAGAGAGCGTTGAGCTGAGCCAG
- the polr3glb gene encoding DNA-directed RNA polymerase III subunit RPC7-like produces MAGRGRGRRTLGLDSVGTSRGDSLPPAVQQPTTVFPVMEQKPLPLAGGEESEYLTALKQDFRVAMRSQPCFIQPAAAHRDVERYSDKYHLSDKMDGLTDWIIDWKRIPKELRVQIRKPRDGAALSRLAAPPSGQKKKKKVGEKEEVLLKLETLEKKEQQESSEEEGEEQKEDEAEAEEEYDEEEFEEETDYIMSYFDNGEDFGGDSDDNMDEAVY; encoded by the exons ATGGCGGGTCGCGGACGCGGCCGCAGAACTCTGGGTTTGGACTCGGTCGGAACCAGCAGAGGCGACTCCCTGCCTCCGGCCGTGCAGCAGCCCACAACCGTGTTCCCG GTAATGGAGCAGAAGCCCCTCCCCTTGGCAGGTGGGGAGGAGTCAGAGTACCTGACGGCGCTGAAGCAGGACTTCAGGGTGGCCATGAGGAGTCAGCCATGTTTCATCCAGCCGGCCGCCGCCCACAGAG ATGTGGAGCGATACTCAGATAAATATCACCTGAGTGACAAGATGGACGGCCTCACTGACTGGATCATAG aCTGGAAGAGAATCCCCAAAGAGCTCCGGGTCCAAATCAGGAAACCCAGAGACG GGGCGGCGCTCAGCCGCCTGGCTGCTCCACCGTCgggacagaagaagaagaagaaggttgGCGAAAAAGAGGAGGTGCTGCTCAAACTGGAG ACGCTGGAGAagaaggagcagcaggagaGTTCTGAGGAGGAGGGCGAGGAGCAGAAGGAGGACGAGGCCGAGGCTGAGGAAGAGTATGATGAAGAGGAGTTTGAGGAG gagACAGACTACATCATGTCGTACTTCGATAATGGCGAGGACTTCGGAGGAGACAGTGACGACAACATGGACGAGGCCGTCTACtag